The Spirochaetota bacterium genomic sequence TAAATAGTTTCAACATTAAGCCCCATTATACGTGCGGTTTCTTTTGCTTCTTCAGCTACGGGAATATCTGATGTTCCTGCTGTGATGATTAAAAGCTTGTGAGGTTTATGGTGGGGTTTTTGTATGCAGTATGAAATGACTCTACCTGCTTCATTGTAGTGTGCTTTTTTAATATATCGTTTTACAGCAGTAAAATGTTCTTTTGTTGCCCGTGTACCCAGAAAATTTGTCTTACGTTTAACCATAGACTGTGCAATATCGGCTACCTGTTTTGGAGTTTTATTCTGGCAAAAAATAACTTCAGGGAAGCCAAGCCTGGTTTGCCGGTGATGGTCAAGTGTGGTGTGGCCTAATTGTTCAATTGTAAGGTGCGATAGCTCCTGTAGAAAATCTTCTTCAGAAATGAGCCCATTTTTAAAGCGATGCAGTAAATCTTTAATTGCAGAGTGGCTCATAGGTTAATATGCAGCAATAAGGATAGTTTCAACTTCATCACGGTTAAGCACCCGCGGTGCATTTTGAATAAATGGGTAGGAAAGTGTAATTTCAGCTACCTTAGAGAAAATAGCCTTATTTATATCAAATTGCGACAGTCGCTGTGGGATGTCAACATCAAGAGCCAGTTTTCTTACACCTTCCACAGCTTTAATTGCAGCTTCAATGACAGTAATATCCCGTACATCTTCGTCCATGACTTTTGACATCTGAACATATTTAGCAGGTGTTGATGTTAAATTGTATTCCATGATATGCGGTAACATAACAGCCATATAAGAAGCTATATCAATATGTGTCAACGAAGAAAGTGCCAGTGACAATGCAAGGGATACAGAAAGTTGAGCACTACTGAATGCAATTCCGGCCATTAGTGAAGCCATCATCATATTGAGGCGGGCGGTTTCATTATCACTTTCGCGAAGTGCTGCGGGTAAATTTTTGAAAATCAAGTCTATGGTTCTCAATGAAAGGGTGTTCGTGATATTATTAATGTTTTTGGAAATAACAGATTCTATTGCTATGGCCAGCGTTGCTATGCTATACCTTGCTATTGTTTCTTCATCAATACCAAAGGACATCCCCGGGTCAAGGATGACTGCTTTTGGAAAAATATAATTGTGAAAAAATGTTTTATGTATGCCGTCATGGATATCGGTTAGTATTGTACAGGGAGTTATGTCAAATCCAAAGAGAGGGTGGACAGGGATACTTATAAATGGGACAGATTCATGAAGATACGGGTAAGTGAAAAGTTCATGTGCAAAAAAATAATTGGATGTCAAAAGGGCAACTGCTTTTGCTGCATTAATTGAATGGATACCACCAAAACCTATAACAAGATCACAATGGGTTTTTCGGGCAAAATAGACCGCAGTATCAATATAATCAGTGTTGTTTTCAGGAATTTCATCATAAATTATAAAAGGAATATTGTTGTTTTGCAGGTTTCTGGCAATGGGCATAAAAAGATGGTTGTACTGGTTAAAATCTATGGAACTGGTAATAAAAAGTACCCGTGAGCCAAAAAGCTTTATAATTGAGGGAAGCAGCGTCACACTGTCAGGCTGTGCATATACAGCTGTTGGAATATAGAGGTCAGGCCATATACCTTCAATGGTTTGCCCATACGTTTTAGACATAAAAAAGCGGAATCCTGATTCCGCCTTTCTGTCAATTATGCCGGCCATTAATATAACCTTTAATGGATGTTTCTATTTTCGTAAAAGCTGCATTGCAATTTTTTCGGCAACTTTATCTATAATGCGGTCATCATTGAAATCATAAGTACCATTGGCAATCTGTTCTTTAAGTTCTCGTACTCGTTCAGCTCTAATATCGGGTGTTTGTTTGACAACCTGGGCAATTTTTGACTGTTCGGCAGCTTTCTTTGCTTCGCTGGAAATTTCAACCGAGTCAGATTTACCAGTAGATTTTGCTTTCCCTACTGATTTAGTATTTTTAGGTTCAACAATATTTTTAATATTACCTATTTTATCTATAACCATTGCAATCACCCTCTTTTAATCTATAGTAACTATCGGCACCTATTTGTCAAATCTTAATTTATTATTTAGTAATTGTTGTAAATATAATCAATAATTAAATCTAATTAATAGTATAGTGTAATGTAGGTAAATTGCAATACAATTTTAAAAAAATCTATGAAAATTTGATTGCTTGAATTACCACTAACTATCGCCATTTATAATTACTCCACTTTTTTTATATTGAAAGATTTAAGATTTTTTTACTTTGCTCAGAATGACATTTAAAGGCTTTTATTGTCACTACATAAATTTTCAAATTCCTTTAAAAAGTTTATATAATGTGTGAATCGAACGTTGTGGATTGTAATATCCTCTTTCCCCTGGTATAGTACAGTACCTTGTATGTGAGTGTGAGGGTTATAGTTTTTGAATTGTTGTATTAGTTTTGCAATCTTTTCTGCAAAAAGCGGTTTAGGTGTGGAAGTTAATTTTATTTCCAGTAAATATATGGTTTTATTACGTAGATCTTCAATTATACAATCAATTTCGTTTCCAGTATTGTCTCTAAGGTAAAATATTTTAATATGCGCATTATGGTGTAATATTATTTTATTCAATTCAGCTATGATGTAATTTTCAAAAATTGTACCTGCTAATGGTCCTTTTTGCAATAGTTCAAGTGTATATATACCAGTTAAATAGCACACAACACCAGTGTCATAAAAATATACTTTTGGCCGTTTTACAATTCGTTTGCCTATGTTGTTATAATATGGCAAGACAGTAAATAGTACATAACTTGCTTCAAGTACTGATATCCAGGATTTAATGGTTTTCACTGTAACACCAATGTCATTGGCTAAACGGTTCATATTCAGTTCCTGCGCAGTTTGGGAAGCAAGAAGTGATAGAAGTCGTTGAAAATCTTTTAGATTGCCAATATTAAAAAGTGACCTTACATCACGTTCTAAATAATTAGTAATATATGCAGCGTACCATTCATGTACACCGTGATATTTTCGCACTACATTTTCAGGGTAGCTTCCATATATAATCTGATGTTTTTGTAATAGATGAGGTATTTCAGAATATTGAAAAGGCAGCAAAGTCAAAAGTCCTATTCTTCCAGCTAATGATTCTGTTATATTTTTCAGCATGGTAAACTGACTTGATCCAGTCAGTATAAAATTGCCATATTCAAAACGATTATCATCTATGCACAATTTAATATAATTAAAAATATCAGGTACTTTTTGCACCTCGTCAAAAATTATGTGATTGTTAAATTCCTTAAAAAAACCTTTAGGATCAACCAAGAAGCGTTCACGAATAATTGGATCGTCAAATGTAACATAACGATAAGTATGTGAATATTGTTGTTTCAACATAGTAGATTTTCCAGACTGCCGTGGTCCACATACAGCAACTGCAGGGAAAATTGATAAATACTGGGATAATGTTTTTTCTAATGTTCTGTGGTAATATTTCATAGATAAAATATAATTTTACAAATTTATACTGTCAAGATAAATTTGTAAAAAATAATTGTCTATTTCTCTGAGTTATAAAAAGCTACAACAAATTCTCCCTTTTGGGTAAGTTGTGTTGCTACCGCATCGACATCACCTGCTTCACAGTAAATAAATTGTTCAAAATGTTTTGTCATTTCTCTTCCAATGAAAATTTTAGATTTTGGCATTACTTCAGCAATTGCGTGCAACAATTTAACAATTCTATACGGGGATTCATATACTACAATTATTGCATTCATGTGCGATAGCTCCTGCAACTGTTTTTTGCGCTTGCCTTCTTTCTTGC encodes the following:
- the larB gene encoding nickel pincer cofactor biosynthesis protein LarB, whose product is MSHSAIKDLLHRFKNGLISEEDFLQELSHLTIEQLGHTTLDHHRQTRLGFPEVIFCQNKTPKQVADIAQSMVKRKTNFLGTRATKEHFTAVKRYIKKAHYNEAGRVISYCIQKPHHKPHKLLIITAGTSDIPVAEEAKETARIMGLNVETIYDIGVAGIHRVFHNWEHIHDATVIIVIAGMEGALPSVIGGLVPCPVIAVPTSVGYGASFGGIAALLGMLNSCAPGVSVVNIDNGFGAVYCAYRIIRNL
- a CDS encoding iron-containing alcohol dehydrogenase, with the protein product MAGIIDRKAESGFRFFMSKTYGQTIEGIWPDLYIPTAVYAQPDSVTLLPSIIKLFGSRVLFITSSIDFNQYNHLFMPIARNLQNNNIPFIIYDEIPENNTDYIDTAVYFARKTHCDLVIGFGGIHSINAAKAVALLTSNYFFAHELFTYPYLHESVPFISIPVHPLFGFDITPCTILTDIHDGIHKTFFHNYIFPKAVILDPGMSFGIDEETIARYSIATLAIAIESVISKNINNITNTLSLRTIDLIFKNLPAALRESDNETARLNMMMASLMAGIAFSSAQLSVSLALSLALSSLTHIDIASYMAVMLPHIMEYNLTSTPAKYVQMSKVMDEDVRDITVIEAAIKAVEGVRKLALDVDIPQRLSQFDINKAIFSKVAEITLSYPFIQNAPRVLNRDEVETILIAAY
- a CDS encoding ATP-binding protein: MKYYHRTLEKTLSQYLSIFPAVAVCGPRQSGKSTMLKQQYSHTYRYVTFDDPIIRERFLVDPKGFFKEFNNHIIFDEVQKVPDIFNYIKLCIDDNRFEYGNFILTGSSQFTMLKNITESLAGRIGLLTLLPFQYSEIPHLLQKHQIIYGSYPENVVRKYHGVHEWYAAYITNYLERDVRSLFNIGNLKDFQRLLSLLASQTAQELNMNRLANDIGVTVKTIKSWISVLEASYVLFTVLPYYNNIGKRIVKRPKVYFYDTGVVCYLTGIYTLELLQKGPLAGTIFENYIIAELNKIILHHNAHIKIFYLRDNTGNEIDCIIEDLRNKTIYLLEIKLTSTPKPLFAEKIAKLIQQFKNYNPHTHIQGTVLYQGKEDITIHNVRFTHYINFLKEFENLCSDNKSL
- the flgM gene encoding flagellar biosynthesis anti-sigma factor FlgM, with the translated sequence MVIDKIGNIKNIVEPKNTKSVGKAKSTGKSDSVEISSEAKKAAEQSKIAQVVKQTPDIRAERVRELKEQIANGTYDFNDDRIIDKVAEKIAMQLLRK